A genome region from Mycobacterium florentinum includes the following:
- a CDS encoding protoporphyrinogen/coproporphyrinogen oxidase, whose protein sequence is MEKVVVIGAGVAGLTAAYRLQQYGFEVTVLEAESRVGGRMSSIEKNGYRIDLAALALSKKYIAMHRLVNDLGIDDQIIPVPDIIGIPKGDKVYRMHSARLGKTATTGLLTWRSIPGAVRIGVDAYRLGRKIDWNDLGASKGFDTETVRQWARRRGSQEIDYIVDAVLRGGLMTSSDRMSAIDLQFLAVSFFGTGLFTFRDGVGALPAALASRVNVRLNTRVTQVEEYCDGVRVSSVTDGCSETTDDAAACVIALSAHDMAAVHPGLSPSHRAIIEDLEYVRLITINLALNYRPRDPSLFLALSEQVDPDLCAVFMDHNRHPGHFAADKGMVTVFWHHDWNTAEWETSDDEIVERTVRAANRYVRGLENGVEMSNVTRWSNAFLYSRPGTYKALHNIAMSRAAANRIHLAGDYFGGPSTNSSLCSGERAAEHVTASLGALQGISAPGAPSKRKLRGERRRQYG, encoded by the coding sequence ATGGAGAAAGTCGTCGTCATCGGTGCCGGCGTAGCGGGACTTACCGCTGCATACCGCTTGCAGCAGTACGGCTTTGAGGTGACCGTGCTAGAAGCGGAATCGCGCGTGGGTGGCCGCATGTCAAGCATCGAGAAGAACGGCTATCGGATAGACCTGGCAGCCCTGGCGCTGTCGAAAAAGTACATAGCGATGCACCGACTGGTCAACGACCTGGGTATCGACGACCAGATCATTCCAGTTCCTGACATTATCGGTATCCCCAAGGGCGACAAGGTCTACCGGATGCACAGCGCCCGACTTGGTAAGACCGCCACGACCGGTCTGCTCACCTGGCGTTCAATCCCGGGCGCGGTCAGAATCGGCGTGGACGCATACCGGCTGGGGCGCAAAATCGACTGGAATGATCTTGGTGCATCGAAGGGGTTCGACACCGAGACGGTGCGTCAATGGGCGCGGCGCCGAGGCAGCCAGGAGATCGACTACATCGTCGACGCGGTCCTGCGTGGCGGCTTGATGACCAGTTCGGACCGAATGTCGGCAATTGACTTGCAGTTCTTGGCGGTTAGTTTTTTCGGTACCGGGCTGTTCACCTTCCGCGACGGTGTCGGAGCGCTCCCGGCCGCATTGGCCTCGCGCGTGAACGTGCGCTTGAACACGCGGGTCACCCAGGTCGAGGAGTATTGCGATGGCGTGCGGGTCAGCTCGGTCACCGATGGTTGTTCCGAAACGACCGATGACGCCGCGGCCTGCGTTATCGCGCTGAGCGCCCACGATATGGCCGCCGTGCACCCGGGCCTGTCGCCCAGCCACCGTGCGATCATCGAAGATCTCGAATACGTCAGACTGATCACGATCAACCTGGCGCTGAACTACCGCCCGCGCGACCCGTCGTTGTTCTTGGCGTTGTCGGAGCAGGTTGACCCGGATTTGTGTGCGGTATTCATGGACCACAACCGGCACCCAGGCCATTTCGCTGCGGACAAGGGTATGGTCACCGTCTTCTGGCATCACGACTGGAACACCGCCGAATGGGAGACCTCCGACGACGAGATCGTCGAGCGCACCGTGAGGGCGGCGAACAGGTACGTCCGGGGGCTAGAAAATGGTGTCGAGATGAGCAACGTCACCCGGTGGAGTAACGCCTTCCTCTATAGCAGGCCGGGCACGTACAAGGCCCTGCACAACATCGCGATGAGCCGTGCCGCGGCAAACCGGATTCATCTCGCGGGCGACTACTTCGGCGGCCCCAGCACCAACTCGTCACTGTGCTCGGGCGAGCGCGCCGCCGAGCACGTCACCGCAAGCCTAGGCGCGCTTCAGGGAATCTCTGCACCGGGAGCACCATCCAAACGGAAATTACGAGGTGAAAGGCGAAGGCAATATGGATAA
- a CDS encoding class I adenylate-forming enzyme family protein, which produces MHHTTTSSWGEKVVVEEVLGSPCRVFAQRPKHLGELLWWGAQHGERTCLIQGDRRLSFAQLAEAIDAVAGTLHRQGLQAGDRILLAGANSIEWVVTFWACLCHGWVLVPVNAWWSPEELAHAAGLVGARLAVADTRRRARLPNDLACLELESILPQPIDAKTDGGALAVPLSTTEDDPAMVLFTSGTTSFARGAVLTHRNLLANLHNLLAIAGRLPGSPEATRNPAVTLMTMPLFHVGGIQQVFTALLSGATLVFTEGRFSPEGVLKVMADEGVTGWAAVPTMLSRVLEVVEKDPGRLDVSTLRTLVIGGSQVSESLRARARSAFPRTAARGLGTSYGLTEISGVAATAAGQVVAERPGTVGRPLPTVELRIEPVDTRSDDSIGEVLVRSPGVMLGYWGCDDDPIVTPDRWVHTGDLGRLDDDGYLYIVGRAKDVVIRGGENISTVRVEERLGEHPAVREVVVVGLPHEDLGEELAAAVVLHPGSAVDEDDLANFASENLAYFSVPTSWWFIDHLPKNATGKVLKSQIVREWGVARASQPN; this is translated from the coding sequence GTGCATCACACGACCACAAGCAGCTGGGGTGAGAAGGTCGTCGTCGAGGAGGTGCTTGGCTCTCCCTGCCGGGTATTCGCCCAGCGCCCAAAGCATCTCGGCGAACTGTTGTGGTGGGGCGCCCAGCACGGTGAGCGGACATGCCTGATCCAGGGCGACCGGCGGCTGTCATTTGCGCAGCTGGCCGAGGCGATCGACGCCGTTGCCGGCACGCTGCATCGACAAGGCCTGCAGGCTGGTGACCGGATCCTGCTGGCCGGCGCGAACAGCATCGAATGGGTAGTGACGTTTTGGGCGTGCCTGTGCCACGGGTGGGTGCTGGTGCCCGTCAATGCGTGGTGGAGTCCCGAGGAACTGGCCCATGCGGCCGGCCTGGTCGGTGCGCGGTTAGCGGTCGCTGACACTCGTCGCCGCGCGCGGCTGCCCAACGATTTGGCCTGCCTGGAGCTCGAATCGATTCTGCCGCAACCGATTGACGCTAAGACAGACGGTGGTGCGCTAGCGGTTCCCCTGTCCACAACAGAGGATGACCCGGCAATGGTGTTGTTCACATCCGGAACGACGAGCTTTGCGCGTGGGGCCGTGCTCACGCACCGCAATCTATTGGCCAATCTGCACAACTTGCTGGCGATTGCCGGGCGACTGCCGGGCTCGCCCGAGGCGACCCGCAATCCCGCCGTGACGCTGATGACGATGCCGTTGTTTCACGTCGGCGGAATCCAGCAGGTATTCACCGCACTGCTGTCAGGCGCAACGTTGGTCTTTACGGAGGGCAGATTTTCGCCAGAAGGCGTGCTCAAGGTGATGGCCGACGAAGGGGTGACGGGATGGGCCGCGGTCCCGACGATGCTGTCGCGCGTGCTGGAGGTCGTGGAGAAAGATCCGGGCCGGCTTGACGTGTCGACACTGCGCACGTTGGTCATCGGCGGATCGCAGGTGAGTGAGTCGTTGAGGGCTCGGGCACGGTCCGCGTTTCCGCGTACGGCGGCCAGGGGACTGGGCACGTCCTATGGACTGACCGAGATATCGGGTGTCGCAGCCACGGCTGCAGGCCAGGTAGTTGCCGAGCGACCAGGCACGGTCGGTCGGCCGCTGCCGACCGTCGAGCTGCGCATCGAACCCGTCGATACGCGATCCGATGACAGCATCGGCGAAGTCCTCGTGCGGTCGCCAGGGGTGATGCTCGGCTATTGGGGGTGCGACGACGATCCCATCGTGACGCCGGACCGATGGGTGCACACGGGGGATCTGGGCCGCCTCGATGACGACGGATACCTCTACATCGTTGGTCGCGCTAAGGACGTCGTGATCCGCGGCGGGGAGAATATCTCCACGGTGCGGGTCGAGGAGCGGCTGGGCGAGCACCCAGCCGTGCGCGAAGTCGTCGTCGTCGGACTCCCTCACGAGGACCTGGGGGAGGAGCTAGCTGCCGCCGTCGTGCTACATCCTGGCAGCGCTGTCGATGAGGACGACCTGGCCAACTTTGCATCCGAGAACCTCGCCTACTTCTCGGTGCCGACGTCGTGGTGGTTCATCGACCATCTGCCCAAGAACGCCACCGGCAAGGTGCTGAAGAGCCAGATCGTCCGCGAATGGGGTGTTGCCCGCGCTTCGCAGCCCAACTGA
- a CDS encoding enoyl-CoA hydratase-related protein has product MNSVLLIDDPAPRVRRLTLNRPDKRNALNDELRGALFDALRAADVDDQVSVVVVRGAGHCFSAGYDLSQRLNPVERSAATTDGWWARHVVNNWLEMWDMATPLIAQVHGWCLAGGSELATACDLVYVADDAKIGYPPVRSMSTPDMAWQPWMLGMRRGMEALLTGNAISGTEAATLGFATRSFAPEELENSVLEIANQVAQVPADLLALNKRVCHRAMEAAGIREGLRATAELNALGFHQRSSREYMRGFRENGVRKNLSNRDRAFGDYRENSTRDSATEGGTPSAKS; this is encoded by the coding sequence GTGAACTCCGTTCTCCTCATTGATGATCCGGCGCCTCGGGTGCGGCGGCTCACCTTGAACAGACCCGACAAGCGCAATGCGCTCAACGACGAACTGCGCGGTGCGCTCTTCGACGCCCTGCGGGCCGCCGACGTCGATGACCAAGTGTCGGTGGTGGTCGTGCGGGGTGCCGGCCACTGCTTTTCGGCCGGATACGACCTGAGCCAGCGACTCAACCCGGTCGAGCGTTCCGCCGCCACCACCGACGGATGGTGGGCCCGCCACGTGGTCAACAACTGGCTGGAGATGTGGGATATGGCCACGCCGCTGATCGCGCAGGTGCACGGTTGGTGCCTGGCGGGCGGCTCGGAGCTGGCAACCGCATGCGACCTGGTCTACGTGGCCGATGACGCGAAGATCGGATATCCGCCAGTACGGTCGATGTCGACTCCGGACATGGCATGGCAGCCCTGGATGTTGGGGATGCGCCGCGGGATGGAAGCCCTGCTCACCGGGAACGCCATCAGCGGCACTGAAGCGGCCACTTTAGGATTCGCCACCCGCTCATTCGCGCCAGAGGAATTGGAGAACTCTGTATTGGAGATCGCCAACCAGGTGGCTCAGGTGCCCGCCGATCTGCTGGCTCTCAACAAGCGGGTGTGTCACCGGGCCATGGAGGCGGCCGGGATCCGCGAAGGACTGCGCGCAACCGCCGAACTGAACGCCCTGGGATTCCACCAGCGTTCGTCACGGGAGTACATGCGCGGGTTCCGCGAGAACGGTGTGCGTAAGAACTTGTCCAACCGCGACCGAGCGTTCGGCGACTACCGCGAGAATTCCACGAGGGATTCGGCAACCGAGGGTGGTACGCCGTCCGCGAAGAGCTGA
- a CDS encoding TetR/AcrR family transcriptional regulator: MSERDGRRRLSAQERRHQIVESARAVFLRQGYAGTRTREIAEQAGITEAFLYRFFDSKQDLYKASVVEPMRELVAELQATANGIGASDFRGREVLRQVNQMLARFMDESAPFLAALWLRELGRGRVFYQEELRPLLGKPLNSVISKITGWNAPADEHSLIFAAMVGTHVAIAMDAMLRGERLDARRTADQLTQLFADGVPPSVAESLVEFSR, from the coding sequence GTGAGCGAACGGGACGGGCGGCGAAGGCTGTCGGCGCAAGAACGTCGACACCAGATCGTCGAGTCGGCGCGCGCGGTTTTCCTGCGCCAGGGATATGCGGGCACCAGGACGCGCGAGATCGCCGAACAGGCCGGGATCACCGAGGCGTTCCTTTACCGCTTCTTTGACTCCAAGCAGGATCTGTACAAGGCATCGGTCGTGGAGCCGATGCGTGAACTGGTCGCCGAACTGCAGGCAACGGCAAACGGCATCGGCGCCAGCGATTTCCGCGGCCGCGAGGTGCTGCGTCAGGTCAACCAGATGCTAGCCCGGTTCATGGATGAGTCCGCGCCCTTCCTGGCTGCGCTGTGGCTGCGTGAACTCGGCCGTGGTCGCGTGTTCTATCAAGAGGAACTTCGTCCGCTGCTGGGCAAGCCCCTCAACTCGGTGATTTCGAAGATCACCGGGTGGAACGCACCCGCAGACGAGCATTCATTGATCTTCGCAGCGATGGTCGGGACCCACGTAGCGATCGCCATGGACGCAATGCTGCGCGGTGAGCGCCTAGACGCGCGCCGCACCGCTGATCAGCTGACTCAGCTCTTCGCGGACGGCGTACCACCCTCGGTTGCCGAATCCCTCGTGGAATTCTCGCGGTAG
- a CDS encoding TetR/AcrR family transcriptional regulator gives MVDSRADGRPPTRQRLSAEARREKILDAALKVFAEYGFEGGRLRQIASEAGITEPYLFRHFASKAELYEWAVIRPLIVLVERFESEMVAIKAGPPITVAELVREINRALLQFMLDGIPFIGASFFSDSAGGDFYTKRVRPRVVDPLVDILRHIKGWPAPTVSVELVAESMWGINYGVALDSLHTGLQIDVAKTSERVSRLYLLGIPSFHSQELSRARKSSKTAR, from the coding sequence ATGGTTGATAGCAGGGCCGATGGCCGGCCACCGACTCGCCAACGCCTTTCCGCCGAGGCGCGCCGCGAGAAGATCCTCGACGCGGCCCTGAAGGTGTTCGCAGAGTATGGGTTCGAGGGTGGCCGCCTGCGTCAGATCGCCAGCGAAGCCGGTATCACGGAGCCGTATCTTTTCCGTCATTTCGCATCGAAGGCCGAGCTTTACGAGTGGGCGGTGATCCGTCCGCTCATCGTTCTGGTGGAGAGATTCGAGTCAGAGATGGTCGCGATCAAGGCGGGACCGCCCATCACCGTGGCCGAGTTGGTGCGGGAGATCAACAGGGCGCTGCTGCAGTTCATGCTCGACGGTATCCCCTTCATTGGCGCGTCCTTCTTCTCCGACAGTGCCGGGGGCGATTTCTACACCAAACGAGTGCGGCCACGCGTCGTTGATCCCCTGGTGGACATTCTGCGCCACATCAAGGGTTGGCCGGCGCCAACGGTAAGTGTGGAGTTGGTTGCCGAGTCGATGTGGGGCATCAACTACGGTGTTGCGCTTGACAGCCTGCATACCGGCCTTCAGATAGACGTGGCCAAGACCAGTGAGCGTGTCTCGCGGTTGTACCTCTTGGGTATTCCGTCGTTTCATTCGCAGGAGCTGTCACGGGCCAGGAAGTCGTCCAAGACGGCGCGGTGA
- a CDS encoding acyl-CoA dehydrogenase family protein — translation MTPTTPFVWSAEQEQLRSTLRRFLDKESSPLRVFEHIEAGFDRKIWATLTEQIGLTAILIPQHYGGMGGTPTDLAVVFEEAGAALLCAPYFSTIVQGTNALLLSGDDAACADYLPGIAGGRTVVTLACDPAAGDPLQAAAIATQRAGAWRVSGARLVAFDAMEADLLLVIAAHDGAPSLFAIEASALGLHRQALHTLDLTRRQGKIELRDVPARLVGEPGTGRALLSRLIDLAACAQAAEQVGGAARCLADAVAYSKQRFQFGRPIASFQAVKHICADLLIDLEFGRSAAEYAAWAAQEEPGQLPQAAAMARIWCSRMFVRVAEETLQLYGGLGVTWEHHAHLYLRRAKAAALQPSTPEYHRAVLDDFLARDSSCE, via the coding sequence ATGACGCCAACTACTCCGTTCGTGTGGTCGGCTGAGCAGGAGCAGCTGCGCAGCACACTGCGCCGTTTCCTGGACAAGGAATCCTCGCCCCTGCGGGTATTCGAGCACATCGAGGCCGGGTTCGACCGCAAGATTTGGGCCACGCTGACCGAGCAGATCGGATTGACGGCCATCCTGATTCCACAGCACTACGGTGGCATGGGGGGCACACCGACCGATCTCGCCGTCGTCTTCGAGGAGGCCGGTGCGGCACTGCTTTGCGCACCCTACTTCTCGACCATCGTGCAGGGCACCAACGCATTGCTGCTGTCTGGCGATGATGCCGCGTGTGCAGATTATTTGCCGGGTATCGCGGGAGGCCGGACCGTGGTGACGTTGGCCTGCGATCCAGCGGCGGGCGACCCGCTACAAGCCGCGGCCATAGCGACACAACGCGCTGGCGCGTGGCGGGTCAGCGGCGCACGACTGGTCGCCTTCGATGCGATGGAAGCCGATCTGCTGCTGGTGATTGCCGCACACGACGGCGCCCCAAGCCTTTTCGCGATCGAGGCGAGCGCGCTCGGATTGCACCGACAGGCGCTCCATACCCTGGACCTCACCCGTCGTCAGGGCAAGATCGAATTGCGGGATGTACCCGCTCGGCTGGTGGGCGAGCCTGGCACCGGCCGAGCATTACTGTCGCGTCTGATCGACCTGGCCGCCTGCGCGCAGGCCGCTGAACAGGTCGGCGGCGCGGCGCGGTGTCTGGCCGACGCCGTGGCCTACTCCAAGCAACGCTTCCAATTCGGTCGGCCGATCGCAAGCTTTCAAGCGGTCAAGCACATCTGCGCGGACCTGCTCATCGACCTCGAATTCGGCCGCTCCGCAGCAGAATACGCCGCGTGGGCAGCTCAGGAGGAACCTGGTCAACTACCGCAAGCAGCAGCGATGGCTCGAATCTGGTGCTCGCGCATGTTCGTTCGTGTCGCCGAGGAGACACTGCAACTCTACGGAGGGCTCGGCGTCACGTGGGAACACCACGCCCACCTCTACCTCCGGCGGGCCAAGGCCGCCGCGCTGCAACCCTCCACCCCGGAATATCACCGCGCCGTCTTGGACGACTTCCTGGCCCGTGACAGCTCCTGCGAATGA
- a CDS encoding acyl-CoA dehydrogenase family protein, with product MTEQSAVEGGSQASEESNEVDRRVTELLAEADPRTTDLETFLGKQFDAGLAFVDYPVGKGGLALPAGLQRRIDDQLDAAGAHRAFLLNPVGVGMLPPTLLRHGTEEQQRRFLRPAFAGQEIWCQLFSEPGAGSDLAGLSTRAVRDGADWVINGQKIWTSLAHKATWGILLARTDPELPKHQGITYFIVNMRQPGIRVRPLKQLNGQSDFNEVLLDDVKVPDTDRIGGVGEGWAAARTTLSSERAALSGAGTGAANIGGSAVERLVELAITNGRWRDPVARSRIVDLVIESTLIRATNQRRRAALRSGRSVGAEGAVTKIGAGLHNRRLQEAFLDIAAATALAWDDQTPRGGRIASGYLRAQANTIEGGTSNVLRDVIAERVLGMPRDPAELPRSTPWKDIPRR from the coding sequence GTGACTGAGCAGTCGGCAGTCGAAGGTGGGTCTCAGGCGTCTGAGGAGTCCAATGAAGTCGACCGCCGCGTAACGGAATTGCTTGCCGAGGCAGATCCCCGAACGACGGATCTTGAGACGTTCCTCGGCAAACAATTCGATGCCGGGCTGGCATTCGTGGACTACCCGGTGGGCAAGGGAGGCCTGGCATTGCCGGCCGGGCTACAGCGCCGGATCGATGACCAGCTCGACGCGGCTGGTGCCCACCGCGCCTTTTTGCTTAATCCTGTGGGCGTGGGCATGTTGCCGCCGACCCTGCTGCGCCATGGAACCGAAGAGCAGCAGCGACGCTTCCTTCGTCCGGCCTTTGCCGGGCAGGAGATCTGGTGCCAGCTGTTCTCGGAGCCGGGTGCGGGCTCGGATCTGGCCGGGCTGTCCACCCGCGCGGTGCGAGACGGAGCCGACTGGGTGATCAACGGACAAAAGATCTGGACCAGCCTGGCGCACAAGGCAACCTGGGGCATACTGCTTGCCCGCACCGATCCCGAGCTGCCCAAACATCAGGGCATCACCTACTTCATCGTGAACATGCGGCAGCCCGGCATCCGCGTGCGACCGCTCAAGCAGCTCAACGGTCAGTCCGACTTCAACGAAGTCCTTCTCGACGACGTCAAGGTTCCCGATACCGATCGCATCGGCGGCGTGGGGGAGGGCTGGGCTGCCGCACGGACCACGCTGTCCAGCGAGCGGGCGGCTTTGTCTGGTGCGGGAACGGGCGCCGCCAACATCGGCGGGTCCGCCGTGGAACGTCTTGTCGAGTTGGCCATCACCAATGGCCGCTGGCGGGATCCGGTGGCCCGGTCGCGAATCGTGGACCTGGTCATCGAAAGCACCCTGATCCGCGCCACCAACCAGCGTAGGAGGGCGGCGCTGCGCAGCGGCCGCTCTGTCGGCGCGGAGGGCGCGGTCACCAAAATTGGCGCCGGCCTGCACAATCGGCGCCTGCAGGAGGCGTTCTTGGACATCGCCGCGGCGACCGCGTTGGCATGGGATGACCAGACACCCCGCGGCGGCCGCATCGCATCGGGCTACCTGCGCGCGCAGGCGAACACGATCGAAGGGGGGACCAGCAACGTGTTGCGTGATGTCATTGCCGAACGTGTGCTCGGTATGCCGCGTGACCCCGCCGAGCTGCCGCGCAGCACACCCTGGAAAGACATTCCGCGACGTTGA
- a CDS encoding cyclase family protein: protein MVVNQALLCDPAGVLDRAWVITEGTRLSNAGRWGDDDELGTWNLVTPEKIRAAMAIVRRGEVFSLALPFGAGGPDGPPGRPPPQHFLTLTGSDLLASETMRTPGFADDWIVMNLSCSTQWDGFTHVFSDGTTYNNVGCETVTARAGASRNSVSVLAQHVVSRGVLLDIPRLFDRAWLEPGEAITGEHLDACCASTGLLVGPGDVVLIRTGALAQVRERGDWGDYAGKGPQPGMSATTAAWFADRDVAAVATDTWGFEVLPYETSDTVAPLHQILLSRCGITIGEMFDLEQLAGDCARDRRFEFLFVAQPLPITGAVNAPINPLAIK from the coding sequence ATGGTGGTCAATCAGGCGCTCCTGTGCGACCCGGCCGGCGTCCTGGACCGAGCCTGGGTCATCACAGAGGGCACGCGACTCTCCAACGCCGGGCGCTGGGGAGATGACGACGAACTGGGCACGTGGAACCTCGTCACACCGGAAAAGATTCGCGCGGCTATGGCAATCGTTCGGCGAGGAGAGGTTTTCAGCCTGGCGCTGCCGTTCGGTGCGGGTGGCCCCGACGGGCCGCCCGGTCGCCCTCCGCCGCAACACTTCCTGACATTGACAGGCAGCGATCTGCTGGCTTCGGAGACGATGCGCACACCAGGGTTCGCCGATGACTGGATCGTGATGAACTTGTCCTGCTCGACGCAGTGGGACGGCTTCACGCACGTATTCAGCGACGGGACAACGTATAACAACGTCGGATGCGAGACGGTCACCGCGCGCGCCGGTGCGAGCCGCAACTCGGTTTCTGTGCTAGCGCAGCACGTGGTGTCTCGCGGTGTGCTGCTTGATATCCCACGTTTGTTCGATCGCGCGTGGCTCGAGCCGGGAGAGGCGATTACTGGCGAACACCTGGACGCCTGCTGCGCGTCCACCGGGTTGCTTGTCGGGCCCGGCGATGTCGTTTTGATCCGTACCGGAGCACTGGCACAGGTCCGGGAACGCGGCGATTGGGGTGACTACGCCGGCAAGGGGCCGCAGCCGGGGATGAGCGCCACGACCGCGGCATGGTTCGCGGACCGTGACGTTGCCGCGGTGGCAACCGACACTTGGGGCTTCGAGGTGTTGCCCTACGAGACGTCGGATACGGTCGCCCCGCTGCATCAGATCTTATTGTCGCGGTGCGGAATCACGATTGGCGAGATGTTCGACCTGGAGCAGCTGGCCGGCGACTGTGCGCGGGACCGCCGATTCGAATTTTTGTTTGTCGCGCAGCCATTGCCAATCACCGGTGCGGTCAACGCGCCCATCAACCCGCTGGCAATCAAGTGA
- a CDS encoding carotenoid oxygenase family protein, with amino-acid sequence MRFEATVEDCAVSYGQIPRELNGGFYRNGPTWKRPSRQGIDTPYSMDGMIQGLVFRDGRADFRNRWTRTPKFRAEEIAGRALFEWSDGHFGDWRAWALGEVERNEYTRGIPQGTNAVNVVPFGNQLLALGENTAPVALDPITLETIGVVPWSSMLCTSMVEPACFGDGAFAAHPKWDEATGDLFGWSYRDEPPYVTVYKTNPDGGVARRDLWDAPYNTVAHDIWLTERYVVIPFQPFTVGQDRIQKGFSAYAWDPELPISLALVDREDLDRKVQWTSADFPAEYIMHMLSANHIGDHLIQLDAPVFDRPPFQFEDRFAPGDDFVPFWKLATSAVGRWTVNLETGVVSTEVLGDRPVELPKVDERHYGKPYEWAFLTAGDPTADGGMRMNTVIRRNVRTGGENVYRVSDDKHVTVFEGTFAPRSPSSPEGDGFYIVPVSHFAERTSEFLIFDTDSFEDGPITRIAMPFQIGWSPHGHWMQFR; translated from the coding sequence ATGAGGTTCGAAGCGACCGTCGAAGACTGTGCCGTCAGTTACGGCCAGATTCCACGGGAACTCAACGGCGGGTTCTATCGCAACGGTCCGACTTGGAAGCGCCCATCGCGACAAGGGATCGACACGCCGTATTCGATGGACGGGATGATCCAGGGACTGGTATTCCGAGACGGCCGGGCGGATTTCCGGAATCGATGGACGCGAACGCCGAAGTTCCGGGCTGAGGAAATCGCCGGTCGGGCATTGTTCGAGTGGAGTGACGGCCATTTCGGCGACTGGCGGGCATGGGCGCTGGGCGAAGTGGAACGCAATGAGTACACACGCGGCATCCCACAGGGAACGAACGCCGTGAACGTCGTTCCGTTCGGCAATCAGCTGCTGGCGCTCGGGGAGAACACCGCACCGGTTGCACTCGATCCGATCACTCTGGAAACGATCGGGGTCGTTCCGTGGTCGTCAATGTTGTGTACGAGCATGGTGGAGCCTGCATGCTTCGGCGATGGCGCCTTCGCCGCGCACCCCAAATGGGATGAGGCCACTGGCGACTTGTTCGGTTGGTCGTATCGCGATGAGCCCCCCTATGTCACTGTCTATAAGACGAACCCGGACGGCGGCGTCGCGCGCCGCGATTTGTGGGACGCACCGTATAACACTGTTGCTCACGATATTTGGCTGACCGAGCGGTACGTCGTGATTCCATTTCAGCCGTTCACGGTGGGCCAGGACCGTATCCAGAAGGGATTCTCCGCCTATGCCTGGGATCCAGAGCTGCCCATCTCGTTGGCGTTAGTGGACCGTGAGGATCTCGATCGGAAGGTCCAGTGGACATCGGCGGACTTCCCAGCCGAGTACATCATGCACATGCTTTCGGCCAATCACATTGGGGACCACCTCATCCAGCTCGATGCACCGGTGTTCGACCGTCCACCCTTCCAGTTCGAGGACAGGTTCGCTCCCGGTGACGACTTCGTGCCGTTTTGGAAGCTGGCAACCAGCGCCGTTGGGCGCTGGACGGTCAATCTCGAAACCGGTGTGGTGTCAACCGAGGTGTTGGGGGATCGGCCGGTTGAGCTGCCGAAGGTCGACGAACGTCACTACGGCAAGCCCTACGAGTGGGCATTCCTGACCGCGGGTGACCCGACAGCGGATGGCGGCATGCGCATGAACACCGTGATACGGCGCAACGTGCGCACCGGCGGTGAGAATGTGTACAGGGTCAGCGACGACAAGCATGTCACCGTGTTCGAGGGCACATTCGCGCCGCGGTCACCATCGTCTCCGGAGGGTGATGGGTTCTACATCGTCCCGGTGTCGCACTTTGCCGAACGCACATCAGAGTTCCTGATCTTTGACACCGACAGCTTCGAAGACGGGCCGATCACCCGGATCGCGATGCCCTTCCAGATCGGGTGGTCGCCCCACGGACACTGGATGCAATTCCGGTGA